The Coffea arabica cultivar ET-39 chromosome 2c, Coffea Arabica ET-39 HiFi, whole genome shotgun sequence genome includes the window TTATCTCCCTTTGTCAATGACACCATTTTTGGTTCTTCTATTTCTTGAAAGAGGTTTCTTGATCCTAACTCGATCTCTCCACTTTTTTCCAATTCTAGCATCTGCAGGCTTGATGATGCGTCCTCTGTGTTTGAGTTTGATTGTCGTGACATAAGCAATCAGAAATCCTATCTACTCAAGTCGGGAGCTGAGTAACAATACCttatttttgttgaaaaaaagtttccaaaaaacaaaaggaaaaaaaaaaaaagtcaaacttTAATGTTCATCTACCCTGAATCGTTAATGTTTCTTCTGTAATAAGGTTCGTTCCATAAATAATTCTTCATTCAATTAGAACAGTTCAAATAGAAGAAAGGGACTTCAGTTTATGAGGAAAGCCAATAGAACTTAAGTTCTTTGCATAGATTGCTTACAAATGAGTAAGCCATTATTGAGCCAGCAGTAAAAGAGaaaggtttctttttttttttctttttttttttttaaaaaagtgttGGTATGGTACAAAGAAATAACAGAGCCATTATTGGCATACACAGTATGTTGGGCAATATTCGGTGAAAATCTTTTGGTGCTTGGGAAAAGAATTTAATCGACTGTATAGGACAACGCTCAAAACCAATGAAAAGTATTTGATCTGGGCTTAAATTCAAATATAGATACACGGTTTTATCTGGCCTTTTTtgagtttaattttgttttgctAAGGAGCAATACGTTTTAATTTGGTGAACCTGCCATGCCCGCTTGCAGGAGTCATGCTGCCGGAAATTAAGGTCGGGATAAGATATTGTTGGCCAATTTTTTAGGACTTCGGTTGGTTTACAAATTAAGAGTCTGTTTGAAGTTTTGAGTTTTGGGGGATCTTTCCGTCATTTAGCCAAAAATTATAGTCACAGCCGCCCGTCTCTCGCTGCAACTTTCGTATCTGGTcttcggttttttttttttttttttttcttgcggATTTTTCTGGACTTTGCAGAGACTGAATAAGAGCGATGGCGATGAATCTTGGGTTAGATCGAATGGCATTTTGTTCGTTTATATTCCGATTTTgtttataatttaatttatttctaATGCAACAATcacatatgtgtgtgtatatatatatatcttttagctagcctaatttttttttgtttcaggCGGAATTTAGGTAAATATTTTACCACCGTTGGCCCTTTCTCAGCGGGTTTTGGGGGGTCTTCAACCGCGAGGAGCGGTGGAAGTGCAGGAGCTATGGCTTTACTGCCTGCCCGCCGCCAGTTCTCATCCTGGTAGTTCTTTTCCAAATTGATTCAGATACCATAACTTTATTTCTTCCTCTCCGTACTGCATGTTATATTCACTTTTGAAAGTTTTAGCAAATAATGGTTGTGTTAGAAGCCCTCTTTTTATACCcaaagaaaaaaggaatttaGGGCTAACTATCCGCTTTATTGGTGTTTAGTATCTCTTACTGAGCAAAAACACGTATAGAACTTTTCTGGAACATGAGATCCTTTGTCTTCTTCTCcttaatttggaaaatttttattggtCATTTGAAAGAGTTATGTGATCATCAAATACGGTGGCTCCATGTATATACTTCTATGGCCGGTAATTTACTTCTGACAGAGTTCATAAGTATCAACACATAAGCTAGTGTTTGGAGAGCTTGGATTGCTGAACAAGTGTCTGTTTTAAGATAGATTGAATCTCTATTCTCTTCTATCAACTGTTAAAAGATGACTAAATCCAGTAGTACGTTTCATCCTGCAATTGGCTTTTCGTTCTAGTATCAGGCCATACAGTAGTAGCTTGGTCCGCAAAGAGTTTGTTTGGGCATTCAAGGGCAAAGCTTACTTTTCCAAAGTGAAACCTATTATTTTAGTTGAACAGATTGTAGAAGTTTGAGAACTGATTTGAGAACAAGAGAACCGAAATACATGATTTCTCGCGATTTCTTCTCCTAATTCCTGAGGATTTATGTTCTTACGCAGGTCTGCTAGAAATCTTAAAAGAGAACTTCGCGAGCTTATGGCTGAATTCAAGGAATTATCCTTCAGTAAGCTCTTTTTGTCaaattctcttcttctttttttcaaatgtgaattttttctgcaaaaacgatttttttttgggttttcaaatgtgattttgttttgtcttttcaaaaaattccattttcttttttcctgccAGGTGAGTGTTTACATCTGACTATAGCGTCAAGTGTTACTGCTTATCTGCTTCAGAGGTGCAATCAAGAGCTCATCTCGTCTATACATTGTTGGTCATTTTATTGAATCCTGATttcattattcttgtttaacttTCTTTCCTAATTGCAGTACTGTGCGTGGTATCGCGAAGCTTACGAAGTCAGTTTGGTCGAGGTTCTCTCTTTCTCCTTCTTTGTTTGAGAATAATAACGTTATTTGGAAAATTTCTTCCTAGTCTCCGTATTCACATTGAACATGTCTTTGGATGGAGAAGATATTTCACATATGGTCCTTCACCCTATTTATTTCTAGTAATCACTGTAAATGGGTTTTGTTGATTTTGTCCGTTAATCACACTTAATTCGCTTACATGTTGAAGCAAATTCCTTTTGAGTTAGGTTAGTATTAAATTATTTGCTTTCtttgtttcatgttttggcatgGAGTGATATAATCTGGAATTGTCCAAGTAGTCTTAGTTGTCTACTTTTTCCACTGGCAGAAGCCTTATAGTCCCGATACTCCAAAAATGAGAAGTGATTGGAATAGAGAAGaatttgagggaaaaaaaaaacctccacGAACGGTGTATTGTTTCTGGCAAAGGAACCGAACTAAACGAATTCAATAAGGTGGTGAAAATTTGCTGATATAGTTCCCAATCTTATGTTGCATCGTTTCTGTGTGGATGTCAAATCATATCGAATGGGTTTGGATTGATTTGAATTTAAGCATATTCAGAAAAGCCATATGAAGGGCAATAGATACTTGTCTTGTGCCAAACTTTTCGTTTAGATTTTGGAATTTTCTTATTGCTCTTATGTAACTCGTTAATTACCTTCAACTCTTGCTAAGATCTTTTAACTTAAAATACTGCTCAACATTTGTTCAATCTTCGTGTGCTTTTCTTGACTTGACAGGACTGGCATTGCAAACTTGAAGTTCAGCAGCAAGAGGTTTGTTCTGTTCATTTGTGTGGTTACATATTGCAGCTTCTTATAGTTTGTGTGAGGTAAATTGGTCTGACGGCATTTGACGGGTAATAGAATCACCAGATCCAAGACTATTTAACTCTTTTTCTGTTCCAAGTTACATCTGCATTGCCTGTGAAGTCAAAGTTTAGTTTGCTGTATTTGGGTGGTAAAATGATCATCTTCTTTCATACCTTTGACTTGTGTTTCTGCAGTCTGCTGCTGTAGTTTAATACCTATATGCTTGATAAGCGCATATGTTGTTGAAACCAAATCTGTTTTTCCTACCTCAGGGATGGCGGTGGCACTGATGGAGGCAGTAGCAGGGATGATGGTGTTTGAACTCATTAACATaatctgctttttttttttttcctttttggggacaaaaTGTCTACCTTCTGTGGGAAATGCAGGATGATGTGACGATGTCTGTTCTTAAATTTGGTGCTAAAATACCTGTGGAGTAACTGCAACAGGATGATTTGTAGAGAGGACAT containing:
- the LOC140035240 gene encoding uncharacterized protein isoform X1, which encodes MAMNLGRNLGKYFTTVGPFSAGFGGSSTARSGGSAGAMALLPARRQFSSWSARNLKRELRELMAEFKELSFSECLHLTIASSVTAYLLQSTVRGIAKLTKSVWSRTGIANLKFSSKRDGGGTDGGSSRDDGV
- the LOC140035240 gene encoding uncharacterized protein isoform X2, with translation MALLPARRQFSSWSARNLKRELRELMAEFKELSFSECLHLTIASSVTAYLLQSTVRGIAKLTKSVWSRTGIANLKFSSKRDGGGTDGGSSRDDGV